The Kribbella sp. NBC_00662 nucleotide sequence GAACGCGCTTGTACTTGCCGCAGTAGCACTCCCAGTCCCGGGTGGGACCGAAGATCTTCTCGCAGAAGAGGCCGTCACGCTCGGGCTTGAGCGTCCGGTAGTTGATCGTCTCCGGCTTCTTGACCTCGCCGTGCGACCACTGGCGGATCTCATCCGCGGTCGCCAGGCCGATCCGAAGCTCGTCGAAGAAGTTCACGTCGAGCACGATGTGTTATCTCCCGTTGCTAAAAGTGGTCTGAGTGAGTTGGTTGTTGATCTCAAGCGGCAACCCGCTCAGACCTCCTCGACACTGTTCGGCTCGCGCCGGGACAGGTCGATGCCCAGTTCCTCCGCCGCCCGGAAGACGTCCTCCTCGCTGTCGCGCATCTCGACCCGGCTTCCGTCGGACGAGAGCACCTCGACATTGAGGCAGAGGGACTGCATTTCCTTGACCAGAACCTTGAACGACTCCGGGATACCCGGCTCCGGGATGTTCTCGCCCTTGACGATCGCTTCGTACACCTTGACCCGGCCGACGACATCGTCGGACTTGATCGTCAGCAGTTCCTGCAGCGCGAAGGCGGCACCGTAGGCCTCGAGGGCCCACACCTCCATCTCGCCGAACCGCTGGCCACCGAACTGGGCCTTACCACCCAGCGGCTGCTGCGTGATCATCGAGTACGGACCGGTCGAACGCGCGTGGATCTTGTCGTCGACCAGGTGGTGCAGCTTCAGCATGTACATGTAGCCGACACCGATCGGGTCCGGGAACGGCTCACCCGAACGGCCGTCGAACAGCCGGGCCTTGCCCTGACCGTTGACCATCCGGACACCGTCCCGGTTCGGCAGCGTCGAGGAGAGCAGGCCGGTGACCTCTTCCTCGGTGGCGCCGTCGAAGACCGGGGTGGCGACGTTCGTCATCGGCTCGGCCGCACCGGCGCCGATCTTGATCAGCCGCTGCGCCCACTCCTCCTCGTTCTCCGGGTCGACCTCCCAGCCACGGCTGGCGATCCACCCGAGGTGGGTCTCCAGCACCTGGCCGACGTTCATCCGGCCGGGCACGCCCAGCGGGTTGAGGATCACGTCGACGTGGGTGCCGTCCTCGAGGAACGGCATGTCCTCGACCGGAAGGATCTTGGAGATGACGCCCTTGTTGCCGTGCCGGCCGGCCAGCTTGTCGCCGACCGAGATCTTCCGCTTCTGGGCCACGTACACGCGGACCAGCTGGTTGACGCCCGGCGGCAGCTCGTCGCCGTTGTCGCGGTCGAAGACCCGGACACCGATGACGGTGCCCTCCTCGCCGTGCGGCACCTTCAGCGACGTGTCGCGGACCTCGCGCGCCTTCTCACCGAAGATCGCGCGGAGCAGCCGCTCCTCCGGGGTCAGCTCGGTCTCGCCCTTCGGCGTGACCTTGCCGACCAGGATGTCACCGGTGGTGACCTCGGCGCCGATCCGGATGATGCCGCGCTCGTCCAGGTCGGACAGCATCTCGTCGGAGACGTTCGGGATGTCCCGGGTGATCTCCTCCGGACCCAGCTTGGTGTCGCGAGCGTCGACCTCGTGCTCCTCGATGTGGATCGAGGTCAGCAGGTCCTGCTGGACGACGCGCTGGCTGAGGATGATCGCGTCCTCGTAGTTGTAACCCTCCCAGGTCATGAACGCGACCAGCATGTTCCGGCCGAGGGCCATCTCGCCCTCGTCGGTGCACGGACCGTCGGCCAGCGGCGTACCGATCTCGACCCGCTGACCGGCGTCGACCAGCGGACGCTGGTTGATGCAGGTGCCCTGGTTCGAGCGGCGGAACTTCGCCATCCGGTAGGTCTGGTACGTGCCGTCGTCGGCGGCGATCTCGATCAGATCGGCCGAGACCTCCTTGACCACACCGGCCTTGTCGGAGACGACCACGTCGCCGGCGTCGACCGCACCGCGGAACTCCATCCCGGTGCCGACCAGCGGCGCGTCCGAGGTGATCAGCGGCACCGCCTGGCGCTGCATGTTCGAGCCCATCAGCGCGCGGTTGGCGTCGTCGTGCTCGAGGAACGGGATCAGCGCGGTCGCGACCGACACCATCTGGCGCGGCGAGACGTCCATGTAGTCGACGTCGTCGACCGGAACGAGCTCGACCTCACCGTGACGGCGACGGACCAGCACGCGCTCCTCGGCGAACCGGTTGTCGTCGGTCAGCGCGGCGTTGGCCTGCGCGATGACGAAACGGTCCTCCTCGTCGGCGGTCAGGTAGTCGACCTGGTCGGTGACCTGGCCCTCGACGACCTTGCGGTACGGCGTCTCGACGAAGCCGAACGCGTTCACCCGGCCGTACGACGCGAGCGAGCCGATCAGGCCGATGTTCGGGCCTTCCGGGGTCTCGATCGGGCACATCCGGCCGTAGTGGGACGGGTGCACGTCGCGGACCTCGAAGCCGGCCCGCTCACGGCTCAGACCACCCGGGCCGAGCGCGTTCAGCCGGCGCTTGTGGGTCAGACCCGCGACCGGGTTCGTCTGGTCCATGAACTGGGACAGCTGGGAGGTGCCGAAGAACTCCTTCAGCGCCGCCACCACCGGACGGATGTTGATCAGGGTCTGCGGCGTGATCGCCTCGACGTCCTGGGTCGTCATCCGCTCCCGGACCACCCGCTCCATCCGGGCCAGGCCGGTGCGGAGCTGGTTCTGGATCAGCTCGCCGACCGTACGCAGACGGCGGTTGCCGAAGTGGTCGATGTCGTCTTCCTCGACGACGATCTCGCCCTTCGGTGCCGGCAGCTCGGTCTTGCCTTCGTGCAGCGCGACCAGGTACTTGATCGTGGCGACGATGTCGTCGACGGTCAGCACCGCCATGTCGTGCGCCTCGTCACGGCCGAGCTTCTTGTTGATCTTGTAGCGACCGACCTTGGCCAGGTCGTAGCGCTTGCCGTTGAAGTAGTAGTTCTCCAGCAGCGCCTGCGCGGCCTCGCGGGTCGGCGGCTCACCCGGACGCAGCTTGCGGTAGATGTCCAGCAGCGCGTCGTCCTGCCCGGAGGTGTGGTCCTTCTCCAGGGTCAGCCGGATCGACTCGTACTCGCCGAACTCTTCCAGGATCTGTGCGTCGGTCCAGCCGAGCGCCTTGAGCAGGACGGTGACGTTCTGCTTGCGCTTGCGGTCGAGACGGACGCCGACCATGTCGCGCTTGTCCACCTCGAACTCCAGCCACGCGCCGCGCGACGGGATGATCTTGGCGGTGAAGATGTCCTTGTCGGACGTCTTGTCCGGGGTGCGCTCGAAGTACACACCGGGCGAGCGGACGAGCTGGGACACGACGACCCGCTCGGTGCCGTTGATGACGAAGGTGCCCTTGCGCGTCATCAGCGGGAAGTCGCCCATGAAGACGGTCTGGCTCTTGATCTCACCGGTTTCGTTGTTCATGAACTCGGCGGTGACGAACAGCGGCGCGGAATAGGTGACATCCCGCTCCTTGCACTCGTCCACCGTGTTCTTCGGAGGCTCGAAGCGGTGGTCGCGGAACGACAGCGACATGGTGC carries:
- the rpoB gene encoding DNA-directed RNA polymerase subunit beta; amino-acid sequence: MVASRNPQSDSISNVTGPRRISFAKISEPLQVPDLLALQVDSFDWLVGNETWQARVAAAEAEGRSDLSGPSGLEEIFEEISPIEDFSGTMSLSFRDHRFEPPKNTVDECKERDVTYSAPLFVTAEFMNNETGEIKSQTVFMGDFPLMTRKGTFVINGTERVVVSQLVRSPGVYFERTPDKTSDKDIFTAKIIPSRGAWLEFEVDKRDMVGVRLDRKRKQNVTVLLKALGWTDAQILEEFGEYESIRLTLEKDHTSGQDDALLDIYRKLRPGEPPTREAAQALLENYYFNGKRYDLAKVGRYKINKKLGRDEAHDMAVLTVDDIVATIKYLVALHEGKTELPAPKGEIVVEEDDIDHFGNRRLRTVGELIQNQLRTGLARMERVVRERMTTQDVEAITPQTLINIRPVVAALKEFFGTSQLSQFMDQTNPVAGLTHKRRLNALGPGGLSRERAGFEVRDVHPSHYGRMCPIETPEGPNIGLIGSLASYGRVNAFGFVETPYRKVVEGQVTDQVDYLTADEEDRFVIAQANAALTDDNRFAEERVLVRRRHGEVELVPVDDVDYMDVSPRQMVSVATALIPFLEHDDANRALMGSNMQRQAVPLITSDAPLVGTGMEFRGAVDAGDVVVSDKAGVVKEVSADLIEIAADDGTYQTYRMAKFRRSNQGTCINQRPLVDAGQRVEIGTPLADGPCTDEGEMALGRNMLVAFMTWEGYNYEDAIILSQRVVQQDLLTSIHIEEHEVDARDTKLGPEEITRDIPNVSDEMLSDLDERGIIRIGAEVTTGDILVGKVTPKGETELTPEERLLRAIFGEKAREVRDTSLKVPHGEEGTVIGVRVFDRDNGDELPPGVNQLVRVYVAQKRKISVGDKLAGRHGNKGVISKILPVEDMPFLEDGTHVDVILNPLGVPGRMNVGQVLETHLGWIASRGWEVDPENEEEWAQRLIKIGAGAAEPMTNVATPVFDGATEEEVTGLLSSTLPNRDGVRMVNGQGKARLFDGRSGEPFPDPIGVGYMYMLKLHHLVDDKIHARSTGPYSMITQQPLGGKAQFGGQRFGEMEVWALEAYGAAFALQELLTIKSDDVVGRVKVYEAIVKGENIPEPGIPESFKVLVKEMQSLCLNVEVLSSDGSRVEMRDSEEDVFRAAEELGIDLSRREPNSVEEV